In Atribacterota bacterium, a single genomic region encodes these proteins:
- the rsxC gene encoding electron transport complex subunit RsxC yields MKWKSFPGGVLLDPAKDRTEGKPIRKINPPTKVVLPLVQHTGTPLEPLVKKGDTVRKGQKIADAEAFITAPVHASVSGTVQGIEEWWHPVLGRFRAIVVGNDFQDLGEYREPLPEDIERLEPQFLREWIREGGIVGLGGAAFPTHVKVSPPQGKEIDSLILNGAECEPYLTCDHRVMVERAEVVLRGARVLARACGAKRVYVGIEENKKDCIKLFVNLQKDFPLPLQVVALRTKYPQGSEKQLIRAILNREVPPGGLPLDVGVVVDNVQTAWAVGRMSQEGVPLIERVITLSGDCLREPGNLEVPLGVILAELVEFCGGFEREPRKVVMGGPMMGIAQVSLEVPVIKGTSGFLFFVEVVEKREYPCIRCGRCSEGCPMFLTPSYLAKLSEFKAFAEAEENRVMDCMECGTCSYLCPAGIQITQFIKLTKNEILLRRKKGGERK; encoded by the coding sequence ATGAAGTGGAAAAGCTTTCCCGGCGGGGTTCTCCTTGACCCGGCGAAGGACCGCACTGAGGGAAAGCCCATACGGAAAATCAATCCACCCACAAAAGTGGTTCTTCCACTTGTGCAGCACACTGGAACCCCTCTGGAACCCCTGGTGAAAAAGGGGGATACCGTTCGGAAAGGGCAAAAAATTGCTGATGCTGAAGCCTTTATCACTGCCCCGGTTCATGCCTCGGTTTCAGGAACCGTTCAGGGGATTGAAGAGTGGTGGCATCCAGTTTTGGGGCGCTTCCGAGCCATCGTAGTGGGGAATGATTTTCAGGACCTTGGAGAATACCGGGAACCCTTGCCGGAGGATATCGAACGTCTTGAACCTCAGTTTTTGCGGGAATGGATTCGGGAGGGTGGTATAGTCGGGCTGGGGGGAGCGGCCTTTCCCACCCATGTGAAGGTTTCCCCACCGCAAGGGAAGGAAATCGATAGCCTCATTCTCAATGGGGCAGAGTGTGAACCGTATCTCACCTGCGACCATCGGGTGATGGTGGAGCGGGCAGAGGTGGTGCTTCGGGGGGCGCGGGTTCTGGCCCGAGCCTGTGGTGCGAAGCGGGTTTACGTGGGGATAGAGGAAAACAAGAAAGACTGCATCAAGCTTTTTGTAAACCTCCAAAAAGATTTCCCTCTTCCCCTGCAGGTGGTCGCGCTTCGGACCAAGTATCCTCAGGGTTCGGAAAAACAGCTTATTCGGGCCATTTTGAACCGGGAAGTGCCTCCAGGGGGATTACCACTTGATGTGGGCGTGGTGGTGGACAATGTCCAGACGGCCTGGGCAGTGGGGCGCATGAGCCAGGAAGGGGTACCGCTGATTGAGCGGGTGATTACCCTGAGCGGGGACTGCCTGCGAGAACCAGGAAACCTTGAGGTTCCCCTGGGGGTTATACTCGCTGAACTGGTTGAGTTTTGTGGGGGATTTGAAAGGGAGCCCCGAAAAGTGGTGATGGGAGGACCGATGATGGGGATTGCCCAGGTTTCCCTGGAGGTGCCGGTAATCAAGGGGACTTCCGGGTTTCTCTTTTTTGTGGAAGTGGTGGAAAAACGGGAGTACCCCTGCATTCGTTGTGGGCGGTGCAGTGAAGGGTGTCCCATGTTTCTTACCCCATCGTACCTTGCCAAGCTCTCTGAATTTAAGGCCTTTGCGGAGGCTGAAGAAAATCGGGTTATGGACTGCATGGAGTGTGGGACCTGCAGTTACCTTTGTCCAGCGGGAATCCAGATCACTCAGTTCATCAAACTGACGAAAAATGAAATCTTGCTTCGTCGCAAAAAAGGAGGAGAGAGAAAGTGA
- a CDS encoding acetyl-CoA carboxylase biotin carboxylase subunit encodes MFEKVLIANRGEIALRVLRACRELGIKTVGIFSDADAGLAHLRYVDQKVALGGNLPQETYLNIEKIIRACEVTGVDAVHPGYGFLSENAEFVERLTEKGFTFIGPSLETLRGMKNKLHVKKRLHEAGVPVVPGPLEPIRSLDEGRSVATELGYPLLLKASLGGGGRGIRVVENAESFEEAFRSAEREAKLAFGREELYMEKLISRARHVEVQILADTFGNVIHLGERECSLQRRRQKILEEAPSLALTQELRQKICEAGVRAAKVLHYTSCGTLEFLFTDDGAFYFMEFNARIQVEHPVTEMISGVDIVREQIRVGAGEKLSMTQEEVLLRGHALEMRINAEDPNQRFAPSPGRITRLEVPHGPGVRLDTHCYAGYVVPPYYDSLLGKLIIWDVNRDLAIRRAREALRSFVVEGIATTIPFHLKIISHPDFVKGVYHTQFLEENFYS; translated from the coding sequence TTGTTTGAGAAGGTGTTGATTGCCAACCGAGGAGAAATCGCTCTGCGGGTTCTGCGGGCTTGTCGGGAACTGGGAATCAAAACGGTGGGAATTTTTTCTGATGCCGATGCCGGTCTTGCGCATTTGCGGTATGTGGACCAAAAAGTGGCGTTGGGGGGGAATCTCCCCCAGGAAACCTATCTCAATATCGAGAAAATCATTCGGGCATGTGAGGTCACTGGAGTGGATGCCGTGCATCCCGGCTATGGGTTTTTGTCCGAAAATGCCGAGTTTGTAGAAAGGCTTACCGAAAAGGGTTTCACCTTTATTGGCCCGAGTCTGGAAACGTTGCGGGGTATGAAAAATAAGCTCCATGTGAAGAAAAGGCTCCACGAGGCTGGTGTGCCGGTGGTACCGGGACCCCTGGAACCGATACGAAGCCTTGATGAGGGTCGATCCGTTGCGACGGAACTGGGATACCCTCTGCTTTTGAAGGCTTCTCTGGGAGGGGGTGGACGGGGAATCCGGGTGGTCGAGAACGCCGAGAGCTTTGAGGAAGCTTTCCGGAGCGCTGAACGGGAAGCAAAGCTTGCCTTTGGTCGAGAAGAGCTCTATATGGAGAAACTCATCAGTCGGGCTCGGCATGTGGAAGTACAGATTTTGGCTGATACTTTCGGGAACGTGATTCACCTGGGGGAACGGGAATGTTCGCTGCAGAGACGGCGCCAGAAGATTCTGGAAGAAGCGCCTTCTTTAGCATTGACCCAGGAACTCCGGCAGAAAATCTGTGAAGCGGGAGTACGCGCAGCAAAAGTCCTGCATTACACCAGTTGCGGGACCCTGGAGTTTTTGTTCACCGATGATGGAGCGTTCTATTTTATGGAGTTCAACGCCCGGATTCAGGTGGAGCATCCGGTCACAGAGATGATTTCCGGAGTGGACATTGTGCGGGAACAAATTCGGGTGGGTGCTGGAGAAAAACTGAGTATGACCCAGGAGGAGGTCCTGTTGCGGGGGCATGCTCTGGAGATGCGGATCAACGCTGAAGACCCGAATCAAAGGTTTGCCCCTTCTCCCGGCAGAATCACCCGCCTTGAAGTGCCTCATGGTCCGGGAGTACGCCTTGATACACACTGTTATGCAGGATACGTGGTACCGCCGTACTACGATTCACTTCTGGGAAAACTCATCATCTGGGATGTGAATCGGGATTTGGCCATAAGACGAGCCAGGGAAGCGTTACGCTCTTTTGTGGTGGAAGGGATTGCCACCACCATTCCCTTTCATTTGAAAATCATCTCCCATCCGGATTTTGTAAAAGGTGTATACCATACGCAGTTCCTGGAGGAGAACTTTTATTCGTAA